One region of Clavibacter michiganensis subsp. tessellarius genomic DNA includes:
- a CDS encoding DUF885 domain-containing protein, with amino-acid sequence MTTTPKAPRPQTDIDRIAEGWIDASLDLHPEERVYLGRPGREGEYGDTSPAGHAAHAEAARAVIRQLADARPVDAVDEVTRMDLTRELELDVEMHDAGVHLSDLNVIASPAQGIREVFDISPTATEGDWEHLATRLGNVAGAVDGYVETLREGVRRGQTPAKRQIREVLGQVERQAAPDGFFRSFAEEARADSGELPASLRRDLAARAEEARTAYARLAAFLGTELEPAGREADAVGREQYALRSRSFLGAEVDLDETYEWGVGELARMVEEQEAVAREILPGATVLEAIAHLDGDASRKLHGTDALRAWMQETSDRAVEELGRTHFDIPEEIRALECMIAPTQEGGIYYSGPADDFSRPGRMWWSVPEGVTEFDTWRELTTVYHEGVPGHHLQIAQATYNKAELNTWRRFAGTSGHAEGWALYAERLMQELGYLDDPADRLGMLDGQRMRAARVVLDIGVHLGKTRPDGEAVWDAEFAFDFMGRNVNMDPSFVRFEVNRYLGWPGQAPSYKVGQRIWEDLRDETRRREGAAFDVREFHRRALDVGGVGLDTLRAAVLR; translated from the coding sequence ATGACGACGACGCCGAAGGCCCCCCGACCGCAGACGGACATCGACCGAATCGCCGAGGGGTGGATCGACGCCTCGCTCGACCTGCACCCGGAGGAGCGCGTCTACCTGGGCCGTCCCGGGCGCGAGGGCGAGTACGGCGACACGTCGCCCGCGGGCCACGCGGCGCACGCCGAGGCCGCGCGCGCGGTCATCCGGCAGCTCGCCGACGCGCGCCCGGTCGACGCGGTGGACGAGGTCACCCGCATGGACCTCACGCGCGAGCTGGAGCTCGACGTCGAGATGCACGACGCGGGCGTCCACCTCTCCGACCTCAACGTCATCGCGTCGCCCGCGCAGGGCATCCGCGAGGTCTTCGACATCTCGCCGACGGCCACCGAGGGCGACTGGGAGCACCTCGCCACGCGCCTGGGCAACGTCGCCGGCGCGGTCGACGGGTACGTCGAGACGCTGCGCGAGGGCGTGCGCCGCGGCCAGACCCCGGCGAAGCGGCAGATCCGCGAGGTGCTCGGCCAGGTCGAGCGGCAGGCGGCCCCCGACGGGTTCTTCCGCTCCTTCGCGGAGGAGGCCCGGGCCGACTCCGGCGAGCTGCCGGCCTCGCTCCGCCGGGACCTCGCGGCCCGCGCCGAGGAGGCGCGCACCGCCTACGCGCGCCTCGCCGCGTTCCTCGGCACCGAGCTCGAGCCCGCCGGCCGCGAGGCCGACGCCGTGGGCCGCGAGCAGTACGCCCTCCGCTCGCGCTCGTTCCTCGGCGCCGAGGTCGACCTCGACGAGACGTACGAGTGGGGCGTCGGCGAGCTCGCGCGCATGGTGGAGGAGCAGGAGGCCGTCGCCCGCGAGATCCTCCCAGGCGCCACCGTGCTCGAGGCCATCGCCCACCTCGACGGCGACGCGTCCCGCAAGCTGCACGGCACCGACGCCCTCCGCGCCTGGATGCAGGAGACGAGCGACCGCGCCGTGGAGGAGCTCGGCCGCACGCACTTCGACATCCCCGAGGAGATCCGCGCGCTCGAGTGCATGATCGCCCCCACGCAGGAGGGCGGCATCTACTACTCCGGCCCCGCGGACGACTTCAGCCGCCCCGGCCGCATGTGGTGGTCGGTGCCCGAGGGCGTCACCGAGTTCGACACCTGGCGCGAGCTGACGACCGTCTACCACGAGGGCGTCCCGGGGCACCACCTGCAGATCGCGCAGGCCACCTACAACAAGGCCGAGCTCAACACGTGGCGCCGCTTCGCCGGCACCTCCGGCCACGCCGAGGGCTGGGCCCTCTACGCCGAACGCCTGATGCAGGAGCTCGGCTACCTCGACGACCCGGCCGACCGCCTGGGCATGCTCGACGGCCAGCGCATGCGCGCCGCCCGCGTCGTGCTCGACATCGGCGTCCACCTCGGCAAGACGCGCCCCGACGGCGAGGCCGTCTGGGACGCCGAGTTCGCCTTCGACTTCATGGGCCGCAACGTCAACATGGATCCGTCGTTCGTGCGCTTCGAGGTCAACCGCTACCTCGGCTGGCCGGGCCAGGCGCCGTCGTACAAGGTGGGGCAGCGCATCTGGGAGGACCTCCGCGACGAGACCCGACGCCGCGAGGGCGCCGCGTTCGACGTCCGCGAGTTCCACCGCCGCGCGCTCGACGTCGGCGGCGTGGGCCTCGACACGCTCCGCGCCGCGGTCCTCCGCTGA
- a CDS encoding PTS sugar transporter subunit IIA: MTNGRLSDLLADGSIRLDARAADREAAIRQAGEALVAAGAVDPGYVDAMVERERSVSTFVGEGVAVPHGTLAAGRDLVRADAISVLRLPDGVDWDGHDVRIVIGIAATGGGHIALLSRLAEILLDPVRAERLRGATDPAAVRSLLGAGNVEG; this comes from the coding sequence ATGACGAACGGACGACTCTCGGACCTCCTCGCGGACGGGTCCATCCGGCTCGACGCGCGCGCCGCCGACCGGGAGGCGGCCATCCGCCAGGCGGGCGAGGCGCTCGTCGCCGCCGGCGCGGTCGACCCGGGCTACGTGGACGCGATGGTCGAGCGCGAGCGCTCGGTCTCCACGTTCGTCGGCGAGGGCGTCGCCGTGCCGCACGGCACGCTGGCCGCCGGACGCGATCTGGTGCGGGCCGACGCCATCAGCGTCCTGCGCCTCCCGGACGGCGTCGACTGGGACGGGCACGACGTCCGCATCGTCATCGGGATCGCGGCCACGGGCGGCGGGCACATCGCCCTGCTGTCGCGCCTCGCGGAGATCCTGCTCGACCCCGTGCGCGCCGAGCGGCTGCGCGGCGCCACCGATCCCGCGGCCGTCCGGTCGCTGCTGGGAGCCGGTAACGTCGAGGGATGA
- the polA gene encoding DNA polymerase I: protein MPNTEKPTLLVIDGHSLAFRAFYALPAESFQNREGQHTNAVHGFIAMLINLLQKEKPTHVGVAFDISRFSFRTREYPEYKGTRGETPMEFTGQVPLLERALKTMNIPTLTKEDHEADDILATLATQGREQGFRVLVVSGDRDAIQLVNDDVTLLYPSTQGVSQLTRYDAEKVFEKYGVQPGMYPDIAALVGETSDNLIGVDKVGPKTAVKWLNQYGSLDAVLEHRDEIPGKVGDNLRAQYENVIRNRRLNRLLTDVELPLGPADLERKPIDEPALREVFQVLEFKQLLDRVLKLEGSGASASSEGTPVGAVEQEPSTAPAAPQAQQLLDEELEKWIRTQVAASPHGLGLTVETQDGKPVGFGIASATESVTLPWQEGRADYAPFERWLASDAPKIMADAKVQVKAMRRAGLAVAGLAFDVLVAGWLLRPGFTDKTLAALVSRYLLEDLPEPDANQLVPETEALTAPTEAWYTLRVEEALRQVLDERTLGVMVDIEMPTLLVLVEMELRGVATDRAGLAELSAQLQERITDLAQRAFAEIGKEINLGSPKQLQEVLFDQLGMPKTRANKTGFSTDAGALADLQASNPHPFLDLLLEHRDASKLRQIIQTLERGIGDDERIHTTYVQTGTTTGRISSNDPNLQNIPVRTEEGRRIRSAIRVGEGYETLLTADYSQIEMRIMAHLSGDEGLIEAFAAGEDLHRFVGSRIFGVTPADVSAEMRTKVKAMSYGLAYGLSAFGLSKQLRIPSSEAKQLMTDYFARFGSVRDYLRQVVEEARAAGYTETIFGRRRPFPDLNSPNRVLRDNAERAALNAPIQGSAADIMKIAMIRIEADMRERDMASRMLLQVHDELILEVAPGEWDALEAIVTDRMAHAADLRVPLEVQVGRGDSWAAAAH from the coding sequence GTGCCGAACACGGAAAAGCCTACCCTCCTCGTCATCGACGGCCATTCCCTGGCGTTCCGGGCGTTCTACGCCCTGCCGGCGGAGAGCTTCCAGAACCGCGAGGGGCAGCACACGAACGCCGTGCACGGCTTCATCGCCATGCTCATCAACCTCCTGCAGAAGGAGAAGCCCACGCACGTCGGCGTCGCGTTCGACATCTCCCGCTTCTCCTTCCGCACGCGCGAGTACCCGGAGTACAAGGGCACTCGCGGCGAGACGCCCATGGAGTTCACCGGGCAGGTGCCGCTGCTCGAGCGGGCGCTGAAGACCATGAACATCCCCACCCTCACCAAGGAGGACCACGAGGCGGACGACATCCTCGCGACCCTCGCCACCCAGGGCCGGGAGCAGGGCTTCCGCGTGCTCGTCGTCTCGGGAGACCGGGACGCCATCCAGCTCGTCAACGACGACGTCACGCTGCTCTACCCGTCCACCCAGGGCGTCTCGCAGCTCACGCGCTACGACGCCGAGAAGGTGTTCGAGAAGTACGGCGTGCAGCCGGGGATGTACCCGGACATCGCCGCGCTCGTGGGCGAGACGAGCGACAACCTCATCGGCGTCGACAAGGTCGGGCCGAAGACCGCCGTCAAGTGGCTGAACCAGTACGGATCGCTCGACGCGGTCCTCGAGCACCGGGACGAGATCCCGGGCAAGGTCGGCGACAACCTGCGCGCGCAGTACGAGAACGTCATCCGCAACCGCCGCCTCAACCGGCTGCTCACCGACGTCGAGCTGCCGCTCGGCCCGGCGGACCTGGAGCGCAAGCCCATCGACGAGCCCGCCCTCCGCGAGGTGTTCCAGGTGCTGGAGTTCAAGCAGCTGCTGGACCGCGTGCTGAAGCTCGAGGGATCCGGCGCCTCCGCGTCGAGCGAGGGCACGCCCGTCGGCGCGGTCGAGCAGGAGCCGTCGACGGCCCCGGCCGCCCCGCAGGCGCAGCAGCTGCTCGACGAGGAGCTGGAGAAGTGGATCCGCACCCAGGTCGCCGCGTCGCCGCACGGGCTCGGCCTCACGGTGGAGACGCAGGACGGGAAGCCGGTCGGCTTCGGCATCGCGAGCGCGACCGAGTCCGTCACCCTGCCGTGGCAGGAGGGCCGCGCCGACTACGCGCCCTTCGAGCGCTGGCTCGCGAGCGACGCGCCGAAGATCATGGCCGACGCCAAGGTGCAGGTGAAGGCCATGCGCCGCGCCGGCCTCGCCGTCGCCGGCCTCGCGTTCGACGTGCTCGTGGCCGGCTGGCTGCTGCGTCCCGGCTTCACCGACAAGACGCTGGCCGCGCTCGTCAGCCGGTACCTCCTGGAGGACCTGCCCGAGCCCGACGCGAACCAGCTCGTGCCCGAGACCGAGGCGCTCACCGCGCCGACGGAGGCCTGGTACACGCTCCGGGTCGAGGAGGCCCTGCGCCAGGTGCTCGACGAGCGCACCCTCGGGGTCATGGTCGACATCGAGATGCCGACGCTGCTCGTGCTCGTGGAGATGGAGCTGCGCGGCGTCGCCACCGACCGGGCGGGGCTCGCCGAGCTGTCCGCTCAGCTGCAGGAGCGCATCACCGACCTCGCCCAGCGGGCGTTCGCGGAGATCGGCAAGGAGATCAACCTCGGCTCGCCCAAGCAGCTGCAGGAGGTGCTCTTCGACCAGCTCGGCATGCCGAAGACGCGCGCCAACAAGACGGGCTTCTCCACCGACGCGGGCGCCCTCGCCGACCTCCAGGCGTCGAACCCGCACCCGTTCCTCGACCTGCTGCTCGAGCACCGCGACGCGAGCAAGCTGCGCCAGATCATCCAGACGCTCGAGCGCGGCATCGGCGACGACGAGCGGATCCACACCACGTACGTGCAGACCGGCACCACCACGGGCCGCATCTCCTCGAACGACCCGAACCTGCAGAACATCCCCGTCCGCACCGAGGAGGGCCGCCGCATCCGCAGCGCCATCCGCGTGGGCGAGGGGTACGAGACGCTGCTCACGGCCGACTACTCGCAGATCGAGATGCGGATCATGGCGCACCTCTCCGGCGACGAGGGCCTCATCGAGGCGTTCGCGGCGGGGGAGGACCTGCACCGGTTCGTGGGGTCCCGCATCTTCGGCGTCACGCCAGCGGACGTGAGCGCCGAGATGCGCACGAAGGTCAAGGCCATGAGCTACGGCTTGGCCTACGGCCTCAGCGCGTTCGGCCTCTCGAAGCAGCTGCGCATCCCGTCGTCCGAGGCGAAGCAGCTCATGACCGACTACTTCGCGCGCTTCGGCTCCGTGCGCGACTACCTCCGCCAGGTCGTGGAGGAGGCGCGCGCCGCCGGCTACACGGAGACGATCTTCGGTCGCCGCCGCCCGTTCCCCGACCTGAACAGCCCCAACCGCGTCCTCCGCGACAACGCCGAGCGCGCGGCCCTCAACGCGCCGATCCAGGGGTCGGCGGCCGACATCATGAAGATCGCGATGATCCGCATCGAGGCCGACATGCGCGAGCGCGACATGGCGTCGCGCATGCTGCTCCAGGTGCACGACGAGCTCATCCTCGAGGTCGCCCCGGGGGAGTGGGACGCGCTCGAGGCGATCGTCACCGACCGCATGGCCCACGCGGCGGACCTCCGGGTGCCGCTCGAGGTGCAGGTGGGCCGCGGCGACTCGTGGGCCGCCGCCGCGCACTGA
- a CDS encoding PaaI family thioesterase, protein MTQPAPESSATARLLRQPQDVGALAEKMGIVFHELSPERAVATMPAEGNTQPYGVVHGGAYVVLAESLGSMSANVHAGPDRVAFGIELNASHTRSASAGTITGTCTAIHLGGTLTTHEIVMTDDEGRRLSTVRITNIIRERTPR, encoded by the coding sequence ATGACCCAGCCCGCACCCGAGTCGTCCGCCACCGCGCGGCTCCTCCGCCAGCCCCAGGACGTGGGCGCGCTGGCCGAGAAGATGGGCATCGTCTTCCACGAGCTCAGCCCCGAGCGCGCCGTCGCGACCATGCCCGCGGAGGGCAACACGCAGCCCTACGGCGTGGTGCACGGCGGCGCGTACGTCGTGCTCGCCGAGTCGCTCGGATCCATGTCCGCGAACGTCCACGCCGGTCCCGACCGCGTGGCGTTCGGCATCGAGCTCAACGCGAGCCACACGCGCTCCGCGTCCGCCGGCACGATCACGGGGACCTGCACGGCGATCCACCTGGGCGGCACGCTCACCACGCACGAGATCGTGATGACGGACGACGAGGGACGGCGCCTCTCCACGGTGCGCATCACGAACATCATCCGCGAGCGCACGCCCCGCTGA
- a CDS encoding ANTAR domain-containing response regulator, which yields MSDQETTPAAPRRVVVAEDESLIRLDIVETLRDNGFEVVGEAGDGETAVALATELRPDLVIMDVKMPQLDGISAAERLNRNHIAPVVLLTAFSQKELVERAGEAGALAYVVKPFTPNDLLPAIEIALARYAQIITLEAEVSDLVERFETRKLVDRAKGLLNEKMGLTEPEAFRWIQKASMDRRLTMHDVAQAIIEQLSAKK from the coding sequence GTGAGTGACCAGGAAACAACCCCCGCAGCCCCCCGCCGTGTCGTCGTCGCCGAGGACGAGTCGCTCATCCGCCTCGACATCGTGGAGACGCTCCGCGACAACGGCTTCGAGGTGGTCGGCGAGGCCGGGGACGGCGAGACGGCCGTCGCCCTCGCCACCGAGCTGCGTCCCGACCTCGTCATCATGGATGTCAAGATGCCGCAGCTCGACGGCATCTCCGCGGCCGAGCGCCTGAACCGCAACCACATCGCGCCCGTCGTCCTCCTCACGGCCTTCAGCCAGAAGGAGCTCGTCGAGCGCGCGGGCGAGGCCGGCGCGCTGGCGTACGTCGTCAAGCCGTTCACGCCGAACGACCTGCTGCCGGCGATCGAGATCGCCCTGGCCCGCTACGCGCAGATCATCACGCTCGAGGCCGAGGTCTCCGACCTCGTCGAGCGCTTCGAGACCCGCAAGCTCGTCGACCGGGCCAAGGGCCTGCTCAACGAGAAGATGGGCCTCACGGAGCCCGAGGCGTTCCGCTGGATCCAGAAGGCGTCGATGGACCGCCGCCTCACCATGCACGACGTGGCCCAGGCCATCATCGAGCAGCTCAGCGCCAAGAAGTAG